One part of the Sneathia vaginalis genome encodes these proteins:
- a CDS encoding helix-turn-helix domain-containing protein — MKRLRIRCFLTQEDFAKKLGVAFSTVNRWEQGKSKSNLVAIKRTHG, encoded by the coding sequence ATAAAAAGACTCAGAATACGCTGTTTTCTAACACAGGAAGATTTTGCTAAGAAATTAGGTGTGGCATTTTCTACTGTGAATCGTTGGGAACAAGGCAAATCAAAATCGAACCTTGTTGCGATAAAAAGAACGCATGGCTAG
- a CDS encoding type I restriction-modification system subunit M N-terminal domain-containing protein — protein MVDTKKEQERDEIHRAIWAIADELRGAVDGWDFKNYVLGTMFYRYISENLTSYINNGEIEAGNTDFDFAQMSDEDAEEAREGLVEEKGFFILPSELFANINRFMNFELNIHIINFFIKRLSSIKNSE, from the coding sequence ATGGTTGATACAAAGAAAGAACAGGAACGTGATGAAATCCATCGAGCAATATGGGCAATTGCAGATGAACTGCGTGGTGCTGTTGATGGATGGGATTTTAAGAATTATGTTCTTGGCACAATGTTCTATCGCTATATATCAGAAAATCTGACAAGCTATATTAATAATGGAGAAATTGAAGCAGGAAACACAGATTTTGATTTTGCACAGATGTCAGATGAAGATGCTGAAGAAGCAAGAGAAGGACTTGTAGAAGAAAAAGGATTTTTCATTCTTCCAAGCGAACTCTTTGCTAATATAAATAGGTTTATGAATTTTGAACTAAATATTCATATTATTAATTTTTTTATTAAAAGGCTAAGCAGCATTAAAAATAGTGAATGA
- a CDS encoding CadD family cadmium resistance transporter, with protein MGTIVSALLVFVSTSIDYLVVLTILFASQGKKGLKSIYAGQYLGTGLLVLASLIAAYFLNFIPQDWIIGLLGLIPIGLGIRSIFVDEDIDEEDIEGKITRDGSKILVFTSLTVAMGGDNLGIYIPYFTGKSLIEISISLIIFALGILILCKLSQNLASISAIGEIVEKYEKIIVPVVFIGLGLYILIENGTINYFISLITS; from the coding sequence ATGGGAACAATAGTATCCGCTTTATTAGTTTTTGTCTCTACATCAATTGACTATTTAGTTGTTTTAACTATTTTATTCGCCAGTCAAGGCAAGAAAGGTTTGAAATCAATTTATGCAGGACAGTATTTAGGTACAGGACTACTTGTACTTGCTAGTCTTATTGCCGCTTACTTTTTAAATTTTATTCCACAAGATTGGATAATCGGTCTCCTTGGTCTAATTCCAATAGGTCTTGGTATAAGATCAATTTTTGTGGATGAAGATATTGATGAAGAAGACATCGAGGGAAAAATTACCAGAGATGGATCAAAAATCTTAGTATTTACAAGTTTAACAGTGGCAATGGGTGGAGATAATTTAGGAATTTATATACCCTATTTTACAGGAAAGAGTTTGATTGAGATTAGTATAAGTTTAATAATATTTGCGTTAGGAATTTTGATTCTATGCAAATTATCTCAAAATCTCGCCTCAATTTCTGCTATCGGAGAGATTGTAGAAAAGTATGAAAAAATAATTGTACCAGTCGTGTTTATTGGGCTCGGTCTCTATATATTGATTGAAAATGGAACGATTAATTATTTCATATCCCTAATCACAAGTTAA
- a CDS encoding type I restriction endonuclease subunit R, EcoR124 family yields MDASPELRSKKALIETFISRINEVEDIMTEWHDYVMATSRLQELTLIS; encoded by the coding sequence ATTGATGCCAGTCCTGAACTTCGCAGCAAGAAAGCACTCATTGAAACTTTTATCTCAAGAATTAACGAAGTGGAAGATATCATGACTGAATGGCACGATTACGTGATGGCGACATCAAGATTACAGGAACTGACATTGATAAGTTGA
- a CDS encoding thiolase family protein codes for MKRVAIVLAKRTAIGGYKKSFLDKNIVDVATKLVTKSIDKKILNKVDEVIMGMVMQSGYGQNVARQISINSGIPIQASSYTVNMVCGSGMKAVELGANSILLGKSKIVLVGGLENMSNVDYSLLLRDGLTDVFNDYHMGKTAENVAKKYNITRKDCDEFSLNSTKKAIENIDKLKEEIVELEYINSDEHIRLDQSIEKLSRLKPAFLENGVVTAGNATGLNDGVAILLLMEEKTAKEFNLEILGYIKNIKSVGLDPAYMGLGPVEAIKKTLEEEKLSSSSIDLFEINEAFASQVIACIRELKIDEKKVNVNGGALALGHPIGASGARIIVTLINEMKRRNSKRGIASLCVGGGQGLCTLIERDN; via the coding sequence ATGAAAAGAGTGGCAATAGTTTTAGCTAAAAGAACAGCAATAGGAGGTTACAAAAAAAGCTTTTTAGATAAAAATATTGTTGATGTTGCAACGAAATTAGTAACAAAAAGTATAGATAAAAAAATATTAAATAAAGTGGATGAAGTAATAATGGGTATGGTAATGCAATCAGGATATGGTCAAAATGTTGCAAGGCAGATATCAATTAATTCAGGTATACCAATACAAGCTAGTTCATATACTGTAAATATGGTGTGTGGATCTGGTATGAAAGCTGTAGAATTAGGTGCTAATTCAATACTTTTAGGTAAGAGTAAAATAGTTTTAGTTGGTGGACTAGAGAATATGAGTAATGTTGATTATTCTTTGTTACTTCGTGATGGACTAACTGATGTATTCAATGATTATCATATGGGGAAAACAGCAGAAAATGTAGCTAAAAAATACAATATCACAAGAAAAGACTGTGATGAATTTTCATTAAATAGTACAAAAAAAGCTATAGAAAATATAGATAAACTAAAAGAAGAAATAGTAGAATTAGAATATATTAATAGTGACGAACATATACGTCTAGATCAAAGCATAGAAAAATTATCTAGACTAAAGCCAGCATTTTTGGAGAATGGAGTAGTTACAGCAGGTAATGCAACAGGTCTAAATGATGGTGTTGCAATACTTCTTTTAATGGAAGAAAAAACTGCAAAAGAGTTTAACTTAGAAATTTTAGGATATATTAAAAATATTAAAAGTGTAGGACTAGACCCAGCATATATGGGACTTGGTCCAGTAGAAGCTATAAAGAAGACACTAGAAGAAGAAAAATTATCTAGTTCTAGTATAGACTTATTCGAAATAAATGAGGCGTTTGCTAGTCAGGTAATAGCATGTATAAGAGAATTAAAGATAGATGAGAAAAAGGTGAACGTAAATGGAGGTGCACTTGCTCTTGGACATCCTATAGGTGCAAGTGGTGCTAGAATAATAGTAACATTAATAAATGAAATGAAGAGAAGAAATTCTAAAAGAGGAATAGCCAGTCTTTGTGTTGGTGGAGGACAAGGGTTATGTACATTAATTGAAAGGGATAATTAG
- a CDS encoding hydroxymethylglutaryl-CoA synthase, with translation MKIGIDKMGIYIPRYYLDIRDLAKERNIDPDKFVIGLGQSKMSVNPISQDIVTFGVLAADKILTDEDKKKIDMLIVGTETGVDQSKSASAFMHSILGINEYCRSIEIKQACYGATAALQVAKNHILVNPDSKVLVIASDIAKYGINTSGESTQGCGAVAMLVSRDPKMLEISNESVCYTKDVMDFFRPNNSTYAIANGKLSTNTYLESLEKVYYEFSNRFGEKDFSAICFHIPYPKLGLKGLKEIKREDLLEEFNNSIMYNKEIGNIYTGSLFLSLISLLENSKKIKANDLIGLYSYGSGAVSEFFTMKVVEGYEKHLSIKENQKMLENRVKLSVSEYEEMFFSKIEHEKEIENKEGEDVYLKGIFNNERTYARKI, from the coding sequence ATGAAAATTGGTATTGATAAGATGGGTATATATATACCTAGATATTATTTGGATATAAGGGACTTGGCTAAAGAACGTAATATAGATCCAGATAAGTTTGTAATAGGTCTTGGTCAAAGCAAGATGTCTGTTAATCCCATTAGTCAGGATATAGTGACATTTGGAGTTTTAGCAGCAGATAAGATATTAACAGATGAAGATAAGAAAAAAATAGATATGTTAATAGTTGGAACGGAAACAGGAGTAGACCAATCAAAATCTGCTAGTGCATTTATGCATTCTATACTTGGTATAAACGAATATTGTAGAAGTATAGAAATAAAGCAAGCATGTTATGGTGCAACAGCTGCCCTACAAGTAGCAAAAAATCATATACTAGTAAATCCAGATAGTAAAGTTTTGGTAATAGCAAGTGATATTGCAAAATATGGAATAAATACTAGTGGTGAATCAACACAAGGATGTGGAGCTGTAGCTATGCTTGTATCGAGAGATCCAAAGATGCTAGAAATATCTAATGAGTCTGTATGCTATACAAAAGATGTTATGGACTTTTTTAGACCAAATAATTCTACTTATGCCATAGCTAATGGTAAATTATCTACTAATACTTACCTTGAATCTTTAGAAAAAGTATATTATGAATTTTCTAATAGATTTGGTGAAAAGGATTTTAGTGCAATTTGTTTCCATATACCATATCCTAAATTAGGATTAAAGGGATTAAAAGAGATAAAAAGAGAAGACTTGTTGGAAGAATTTAATAATTCAATAATGTATAACAAAGAAATAGGGAATATTTATACAGGTTCACTATTCTTAAGTCTAATTTCATTATTAGAAAACAGTAAAAAAATTAAAGCTAACGACTTAATAGGTCTATATAGCTACGGTTCAGGAGCAGTCAGTGAATTTTTCACTATGAAGGTAGTTGAAGGATACGAAAAACACTTAAGTATAAAAGAAAATCAAAAGATGTTGGAAAATAGGGTTAAACTTAGTGTTAGTGAATATGAAGAAATGTTTTTTTCTAAAATAGAGCATGAAAAAGAAATAGAAAATAAAGAAGGAGAAGATGTATACCTAAAGGGTATATTTAACAATGAAAGAACATATGCTAGAAAAATTTAA
- a CDS encoding hydroxymethylglutaryl-CoA reductase, degradative, with translation MKEHMLEKFKKYYNKSREERIDILKDLGLCEESYKDLLNTKVMDNSLATRLVENQISILGLPLGLATNFVINGKEYVIPMAIEEPSVIAAASNAAKILGNITCTSYGRQTIGQIALYDVKKDESIIYENKDKILAIANSTNLKLVELGAGAKDLKVEKKGEFTILYLYVDTLDAMGANTVDTMLEAIAPIVEAMLEAKKLMSILSNYATSALISARVKLEVEKEFGDRISLACKLANVDVYRAVTNNKGIFNGIDALALATGNDTRAIEAAGHAYATRTGKYRSLTNWHMEDNILVGELTMPMSIATFGGSIGLNPASKISLEILNNPNAIELAKIAVALGLAQNFAALRALVTEGIQKGHMKLQANSVAIFAGANDSEVDMVVDRMLKAKEINIQKAKEILGDIRNASNS, from the coding sequence ATGAAAGAACATATGCTAGAAAAATTTAAAAAATACTATAACAAATCAAGAGAAGAAAGAATAGATATTTTAAAAGACTTAGGTTTATGTGAAGAGTCATATAAAGATCTTTTGAATACTAAAGTTATGGATAATAGTCTTGCAACAAGGCTAGTAGAAAATCAAATAAGTATACTAGGGCTACCATTGGGACTTGCAACAAACTTTGTAATTAACGGTAAAGAGTATGTAATACCTATGGCTATAGAAGAGCCATCAGTAATAGCAGCAGCTAGTAATGCAGCAAAAATACTTGGTAATATTACTTGTACATCATATGGCAGACAAACAATAGGACAAATTGCTCTATATGACGTAAAAAAAGATGAAAGTATAATATATGAGAATAAAGATAAAATACTTGCGATTGCAAATAGTACTAATTTAAAATTAGTAGAACTTGGTGCAGGAGCAAAAGATTTAAAGGTAGAAAAAAAAGGTGAGTTTACTATACTCTACCTTTATGTAGATACATTAGATGCAATGGGAGCAAATACTGTAGATACCATGCTAGAAGCAATAGCACCAATAGTAGAAGCAATGTTAGAAGCTAAAAAATTAATGAGTATATTATCAAACTATGCAACAAGTGCGTTAATTAGTGCAAGAGTGAAGTTAGAAGTAGAAAAAGAATTTGGTGATAGAATTAGTCTTGCTTGTAAGCTAGCAAATGTTGATGTGTACAGGGCTGTAACGAATAATAAGGGGATATTTAATGGAATAGATGCACTAGCTCTTGCAACTGGTAATGATACAAGAGCTATAGAAGCAGCAGGACATGCATATGCAACAAGAACAGGTAAGTATAGATCATTAACAAATTGGCATATGGAAGATAATATTTTAGTAGGTGAATTGACTATGCCAATGTCTATTGCAACATTTGGTGGGTCTATAGGGCTAAATCCAGCATCTAAGATTTCACTTGAAATACTTAATAATCCTAATGCGATAGAGTTAGCAAAAATAGCAGTAGCATTGGGACTAGCACAAAACTTTGCAGCATTAAGAGCTTTAGTTACAGAAGGTATACAAAAAGGACATATGAAGTTACAGGCAAATTCAGTTGCCATATTTGCTGGTGCAAATGATAGTGAAGTAGATATGGTAGTTGATCGTATGTTGAAAGCAAAAGAAATAAATATACAAAAAGCAAAAGAAATATTAGGAGATATTAGAAATGCAAGCAATAGCTAA
- a CDS encoding mevalonate kinase — translation MQAIAKVILFGEHSVVYGKKALAIPIKELKLRVKKQEGKCYQDEHVEYIKGLVNLKGYLNVQSNIPISRGLGSSAALSIAIARLAGADEKIISTLAEKKAHGNPSGIDSAVISTEKALVFQKGRENIYIDKKIGAYLLIMDSGIQSSTKEAVENVKKLNRMDLIDELGDITEKAIGHFMHDNVYSLGTLMKKAQNILVKLKLSNEKIDRIVKKANYYSLGSKITGSGLGGCVISLFTSKKKANKLRKKIKKEGVVNSWIVSV, via the coding sequence ATGCAAGCAATAGCTAAGGTTATACTATTTGGTGAACATAGTGTAGTATATGGTAAAAAAGCATTAGCCATACCAATAAAGGAGCTAAAGTTAAGAGTAAAAAAACAAGAAGGAAAGTGTTATCAAGATGAGCATGTGGAATATATAAAGGGATTGGTAAATTTAAAGGGATACTTAAATGTACAGTCTAATATTCCAATATCACGAGGTCTTGGTTCATCAGCAGCACTGTCTATTGCAATAGCAAGATTAGCTGGTGCAGATGAGAAAATCATATCAACTTTAGCCGAAAAAAAAGCACATGGTAATCCAAGTGGTATAGATAGTGCCGTTATATCAACAGAAAAAGCATTGGTTTTTCAAAAAGGTAGAGAAAATATCTATATAGATAAAAAAATAGGTGCATATCTTCTAATTATGGATAGTGGTATACAGTCTAGTACAAAAGAGGCTGTTGAAAATGTAAAGAAATTAAATAGAATGGATTTAATAGATGAATTGGGAGATATTACAGAAAAAGCAATAGGTCACTTTATGCATGATAATGTATATAGTCTTGGGACTCTAATGAAAAAGGCACAAAATATCTTAGTTAAATTAAAATTAAGTAATGAAAAAATAGATAGGATAGTAAAAAAAGCCAATTACTATAGCCTAGGCTCTAAAATTACAGGTTCTGGTTTAGGTGGTTGTGTAATTTCCTTATTCACATCTAAAAAAAAGGCGAATAAGTTGAGAAAGAAAATAAAAAAAGAAGGAGTAGTGAATTCTTGGATAGTTTCAGTATAG
- the mvaD gene encoding diphosphomevalonate decarboxylase, whose protein sequence is MDSFSIAFMNIAMIKYWCKDKYTPYLRPLVPSLSILAKNMYTKTKIEKSDKDIFVLNDVVQDEFETKKVFSFVDKVVNRKEKLKISSINTMPTAAGLASSSSAYAALTMELNRYFDLKLTRNMMAKISSQGSGSSARSFYNICAYTKDCNIYEVPTNLDLLMLAIIVSSEKKKISSRDAMNICKNTSRDIRKWERKNKVYFLNAKKALKENDFDSLGINMEKSTEFMHKTMLSSKPSFTYLTPRSKEIIWKIKELRKKGLNIYYTTDAGPNVKVLLQSKDKDKVINILKSIFKEKVVEC, encoded by the coding sequence TTGGATAGTTTCAGTATAGCATTTATGAATATTGCAATGATAAAATATTGGTGCAAGGACAAGTATACACCATACCTTAGGCCATTAGTACCAAGTTTATCAATATTAGCAAAAAATATGTATACAAAGACAAAAATAGAAAAAAGTGACAAGGATATTTTTGTATTAAACGATGTAGTACAGGATGAGTTTGAGACAAAAAAAGTTTTTTCATTTGTAGATAAGGTTGTAAATAGGAAAGAAAAATTAAAGATAAGTAGTATAAATACCATGCCAACAGCAGCAGGACTTGCATCAAGTTCATCAGCTTATGCGGCATTAACTATGGAACTTAATAGATACTTTGATTTAAAGTTAACTAGAAATATGATGGCAAAAATATCAAGTCAAGGTTCAGGATCTTCTGCACGTTCTTTTTACAACATCTGTGCTTATACAAAAGATTGTAACATATATGAAGTTCCTACAAATTTAGACCTATTAATGCTTGCGATAATAGTGTCTAGTGAAAAGAAAAAGATAAGTAGTAGAGATGCTATGAATATATGCAAAAATACAAGTAGGGATATACGTAAATGGGAGAGAAAGAATAAGGTATATTTCTTAAATGCCAAAAAAGCGTTAAAAGAAAATGACTTTGATAGTTTAGGTATAAATATGGAAAAGAGTACGGAATTTATGCATAAGACCATGTTATCTTCAAAGCCAAGCTTTACATATTTAACTCCTAGATCAAAAGAGATAATATGGAAGATAAAAGAATTAAGAAAAAAAGGGCTTAATATATACTATACAACAGATGCAGGGCCTAATGTTAAGGTACTATTACAATCAAAAGATAAAGATAAAGTTATTAATATACTAAAAAGTATATTTAAAGAAAAGGTAGTAGAATGTTAG
- a CDS encoding mevalonate kinase → MLVKAMSKVYIAGEYAILKKDAYAILAPVKKYTYVEVEKSDRLIVNSSVEDKDDLLKYAREQAFGYVGKTCTLKYTYKTDLYSGGMKLGLGSSASVVVVTIKAILEYFKVPYTKDNLFLLSVRALKKAGSNGSMGDVACICFEDLIRYKRIDEDENYEIKAIKPRGNLKINLLHAGISASTTKQVQKVEKYFNTKEYIDFTNLSNKYTLDLEKAITTGDSLRVKEDIYKLRNNLKYLEQFTNLTIHSKVLEELIGDKKERKTSGAGLGDFVIEVRLDYDEKRSTYEVCFGM, encoded by the coding sequence ATGTTAGTTAAAGCTATGTCTAAGGTGTATATTGCAGGGGAATATGCAATATTAAAAAAAGATGCTTATGCAATTTTAGCACCAGTAAAAAAATATACGTATGTAGAAGTAGAAAAATCAGATAGGTTAATAGTTAATAGTAGCGTGGAAGATAAGGACGATTTACTTAAATACGCAAGAGAACAAGCCTTTGGATATGTAGGTAAGACTTGTACATTAAAGTATACTTACAAAACAGACCTATACTCAGGTGGTATGAAATTGGGACTTGGTTCTTCAGCTAGTGTTGTAGTTGTGACAATAAAGGCAATATTAGAATACTTTAAAGTACCTTATACAAAAGATAATCTATTTTTACTAAGTGTTAGAGCCTTAAAAAAAGCAGGGAGCAATGGATCTATGGGTGATGTTGCTTGTATATGTTTTGAAGATTTGATAAGGTATAAGAGGATAGATGAAGATGAAAATTATGAAATAAAGGCTATAAAACCAAGGGGTAATTTAAAAATTAATTTACTTCATGCAGGGATTAGTGCAAGCACTACAAAACAAGTACAAAAGGTAGAAAAATATTTTAACACAAAGGAATATATAGACTTTACAAATTTATCAAATAAGTATACTTTAGACTTAGAAAAAGCTATTACAACAGGTGATAGCCTAAGGGTTAAAGAGGACATATACAAATTAAGAAACAATTTAAAATATTTAGAACAATTTACTAATTTAACTATACATAGCAAAGTGTTAGAAGAATTAATAGGGGATAAAAAAGAGCGTAAAACTAGTGGAGCAGGTTTAGGAGATTTTGTAATAGAAGTGAGGTTAGATTATGATGAAAAAAGATCAACATATGAAGTATGCTTTGGAATGTGA
- the fni gene encoding type 2 isopentenyl-diphosphate Delta-isomerase: MMKKDQHMKYALECEYLDSLNSVKLRYVSLPSINIQDVDISTKFCGMDFKYPFFVNAMTGGSKKADEINKRLENICTTLHIFLFTGSFSPALKEDTFYYPKNMGVNIGADKKLDDMQIAIEKTNAKILQIHLNPIQEFMMENGTTNFSDWSNNIKAAIDNISIPLIIKETGFGMSSYTIEKLLKLGVKTIDISSKGGTDFSYIEDRRRNTKREYLYEFGYTLKESLLTSIPYMDRLEVIASGGINNPMQIVKCLAMGAKAVGVTGFILKQLEEKSDHEIIRMLRSWISEIQAIICMTDSKKLEELKGKWEDKKC; encoded by the coding sequence ATGATGAAAAAAGATCAACATATGAAGTATGCTTTGGAATGTGAGTATTTAGACTCTCTTAATTCGGTAAAATTACGTTATGTAAGTTTACCTAGTATTAATATACAAGATGTGGACATATCTACAAAATTCTGTGGTATGGATTTCAAGTATCCATTCTTTGTTAACGCTATGACAGGTGGTAGTAAAAAGGCAGATGAGATAAACAAAAGGTTAGAAAATATTTGCACTACACTACATATTTTTCTTTTCACAGGTTCATTTAGTCCAGCCTTAAAAGAAGATACTTTCTATTACCCTAAGAATATGGGAGTAAACATTGGTGCAGATAAGAAGTTAGATGATATGCAAATTGCAATAGAAAAAACAAATGCAAAAATACTACAAATACACTTAAATCCTATACAAGAATTTATGATGGAAAATGGAACAACTAATTTTAGTGATTGGTCAAATAATATTAAAGCAGCAATAGATAATATTTCTATCCCTTTGATTATAAAAGAAACAGGATTTGGGATGTCTAGCTATACTATAGAAAAATTACTTAAGTTAGGTGTTAAAACAATAGATATTAGCTCTAAGGGTGGAACAGATTTCTCATATATAGAAGACAGAAGAAGAAATACTAAAAGAGAATACCTATATGAGTTTGGATATACATTAAAGGAAAGTTTGTTAACATCTATACCATATATGGATAGATTAGAAGTAATAGCATCTGGTGGTATAAATAACCCTATGCAAATAGTAAAGTGTCTTGCTATGGGTGCAAAAGCTGTAGGTGTTACAGGCTTTATACTAAAACAATTAGAAGAAAAAAGTGATCATGAAATAATACGTATGTTACGTTCATGGATATCTGAAATACAGGCAATTATCTGTATGACAGACTCAAAAAAATTAGAAGAATTAAAAGGTAAATGGGAGGATAAAAAATGTTAA
- a CDS encoding co-chaperone GroES, which translates to MLKPMGDRVLVIQLDYETKTKSGIILNDTTKTEITKAKVVETSNDKENIKKDDIVYFSKYKGEVIKYDEKEYMLVEIKDILAKEQK; encoded by the coding sequence ATGTTAAAACCTATGGGAGATAGAGTTTTAGTTATACAATTAGATTATGAAACAAAGACAAAAAGTGGAATAATATTAAACGATACTACTAAAACAGAAATTACAAAGGCAAAGGTTGTAGAAACAAGTAATGACAAAGAAAATATCAAAAAAGATGATATAGTATATTTTTCAAAGTACAAAGGTGAGGTCATAAAGTACGATGAAAAAGAATATATGTTGGTTGAAATAAAGGACATATTAGCAAAGGAGCAAAAGTAA
- the groL gene encoding chaperonin GroEL (60 kDa chaperone family; promotes refolding of misfolded polypeptides especially under stressful conditions; forms two stacked rings of heptamers to form a barrel-shaped 14mer; ends can be capped by GroES; misfolded proteins enter the barrel where they are refolded when GroES binds): MSKIIKFNETAREALKKGVNTLVDSVKVTLGPKGRNVVLDRGFGAPIITNDGVTIAREIELDDPIENMGAQIVKEVATKANDIAGDGTTTATVLAGSIINQGLELVSNGKNPVLIRKGIEKAGQEVVKELKKIARPVKSDNEIKNVATVSANSEHIGELILKAIEKVGKTGILTVEESRSLETTLEIVEGMQFDNGYLSPYMVTDTQRMSANLENPYILLTDKKINSMKEILPVLEKVVETSKPLVIVADDIEAEVVATLVVNKIRGSINVIAVKAPAFGQRRKDMLEDIAILTGAQVISEDKSMKLEDATLDDLGQAKNVTITKEKTTIVDGKGYKEEIKARQEQLKNLIKETKSDYEKEKLQERLGKISDGIGVIRVGAATETEMKEMKMRIEDALSATKAAIEEGVVIGGGVVLAKISNLISNLDLGGEENLGVSIVRNALNEPLKQIVINAGLDAEEVLEKVINGGENIGFDASNEEYVDMIEKGILDPAKVTRAAIQNAVSAGSVFITTEVAIADVKTEEKNNVMG; this comes from the coding sequence ATGAGCAAAATTATTAAATTTAATGAAACAGCAAGAGAAGCACTTAAAAAAGGAGTTAATACTTTAGTTGATTCAGTTAAGGTGACATTAGGGCCTAAAGGTAGAAATGTTGTACTAGATAGAGGTTTTGGAGCACCAATAATAACTAATGATGGGGTTACTATTGCAAGAGAAATTGAATTAGATGATCCTATTGAAAATATGGGGGCTCAAATTGTAAAAGAAGTTGCAACTAAAGCTAATGATATTGCAGGTGATGGAACAACAACAGCTACAGTATTAGCAGGGAGTATAATAAACCAAGGGTTAGAATTAGTATCAAATGGTAAAAACCCAGTTCTAATTAGAAAAGGTATAGAAAAAGCAGGACAAGAAGTAGTCAAAGAATTAAAAAAGATTGCAAGACCTGTTAAATCTGATAATGAAATAAAAAATGTTGCAACTGTATCTGCAAATAGTGAACACATAGGAGAATTAATACTAAAAGCTATAGAAAAAGTAGGAAAGACTGGTATATTAACAGTTGAAGAATCAAGATCACTTGAAACTACTTTAGAAATAGTAGAAGGTATGCAATTTGATAATGGTTATCTATCACCATATATGGTTACTGACACACAAAGAATGAGTGCAAATTTGGAAAATCCATACATACTACTAACTGATAAAAAGATTAATAGTATGAAAGAAATACTACCTGTACTAGAAAAAGTTGTAGAAACTTCAAAGCCATTGGTAATAGTAGCAGATGATATAGAAGCAGAAGTTGTTGCAACATTAGTGGTTAATAAGATAAGAGGTTCTATTAACGTAATAGCAGTAAAAGCACCAGCATTTGGTCAAAGAAGAAAAGATATGCTAGAAGATATAGCTATACTAACAGGTGCACAAGTAATATCTGAAGATAAGTCTATGAAATTAGAAGATGCAACTTTAGATGATTTAGGTCAAGCCAAAAATGTTACCATAACTAAAGAAAAAACAACTATAGTCGATGGTAAGGGATACAAGGAAGAAATAAAGGCAAGACAAGAACAATTGAAGAATTTAATAAAAGAAACAAAGTCAGACTATGAAAAAGAAAAATTACAAGAAAGATTAGGTAAGATATCTGATGGAATAGGAGTAATAAGGGTAGGTGCTGCAACTGAAACTGAAATGAAAGAAATGAAAATGCGTATAGAAGATGCACTATCTGCTACAAAAGCTGCAATAGAAGAAGGAGTAGTAATAGGTGGTGGAGTAGTACTAGCAAAGATTTCTAATTTAATTTCAAACTTAGACCTAGGTGGAGAAGAAAATTTAGGAGTAAGTATAGTAAGAAATGCATTAAATGAACCTTTAAAACAAATAGTAATAAATGCAGGATTAGATGCAGAAGAAGTATTAGAAAAAGTAATTAATGGTGGAGAAAATATAGGGTTTGATGCTTCAAATGAAGAATATGTAGATATGATAGAAAAAGGTATATTAGATCCAGCCAAAGTAACAAGAGCAGCAATACAAAATGCCGTGTCTGCAGGTTCGGTATTCATAACTACAGAAGTAGCAATTGCAGATGTAAAAACTGAAGAAAAAAATAATGTAATGGGGTAG